One segment of Solanum stenotomum isolate F172 chromosome 1, ASM1918654v1, whole genome shotgun sequence DNA contains the following:
- the LOC125847413 gene encoding uncharacterized protein LOC125847413 encodes MCPLGVSSWSDIKQQKLDHMWAAIADKFESVDLNDHRDHIFGWMNELWNKRRGYLHATYVKNKPIVQALKNIPKGVEKKEWEWLVKEHFCSESFQARSNRNAENRAKLKMFHHIGSKPIREIIYQQGGKDGNAPNLATIFFETRKKDNMLVEPEAIEKHAQIEEILKAEPSLPSIEIVEKCCGPQNRSHVFGFGGGVKAKDMRDGTSSKAELLSELRSTQEKNKSLNEENKSLHDRLSTLEDAMEEIRNMKEFIAAQQSHNLHMTSPVSTE; translated from the exons ATGTGTCCATTGGGAGTATCATCGTGGAGTGATATCAAGCAACAAAAGTTGGATCACATGTGGGCTGCTATTGCG GATAAATTTGAGAGTGTTGACTTGAATGATCATCGTGATCATATATTTGGATGGATGAATGAGTTATGGAACAAACGGAGAGGATACTTGCATGCTACTTATGTGAAGAATAAGCCAATCGTTCAAGCTCTTAAGAATATTCCAAAGGGAGTAGAAAAGAAGGAATGGGAGTGGTTAGTTAAGGAACACTTTTGTTCTGAAAGTTTTCAG GCGAGGAGCAATAGAAATGCAGAAAATCGAGCTAAGTTAAAGATGTTTCATCATATTGGTAGCAAGCCTATTAGAGAGATTATTTATCAGCAG GGCGGAAAAGATGGTAATGCACCAAATTTGGCGACTATTTTCTTTGAGACTCGCAAGAAAGATAACATGCTTGTTGAACCAGAAGCAATTGAAAAACAT gCTCAAATCGAAGAAATACTAAAAGCTGAGCCATCTCTGCCTAGCATAGAGATTGTAGAAAAGTGTTGTGGACCTCAAAATCGTAGCCATGTATTTGGCTTTGGGGGTGGAGTAAAGGCAAAGGACATGAGAGATGGCACTTCTTCAAAGGCTGAATTACTGTCTGAGCTACGTTCAActcaagagaaaaataaatctttgaATGAGGAAAATAAATCCTTGCATGATCGCTTGTCTACATTAGAAGATGCAATGGAAGAAATAAGAAATATGAAAGAATTCATTGCTGCTCAACAATCGCATAACCTACATATGACATCACCCGTATCAACTGAATGA
- the LOC125847420 gene encoding uncharacterized protein LOC125847420: MAPSKQWMQLSLDKRVDQAYLDGVQKFLDYAFRGSGEEDEIRCPCYKCCNTTLGTREMIDTHLKVYGIIQNYTFWYHHGEHLGEPVSNSEDENDDEVEDYESEDEVQELLKDLYPNVDRGDTHTSYDDVVEEEPNVEAKKFYSLLKDLEQPLYQNSKASKLSSLIKLLHIKSMGRWSNASFSMLLKMLKEELFPNGADLPNSYYEAKKIIRDLGLSYDKIDACSNDCMLYWKEDSLLDSCKICGASRWKINTHTGETKNKKGKKIASKTLRYFPLKSRLQRLFMSTKTSSLMTWHKDERTNDGIMRHPADSMAWKSFDDLHPSFAIEPRNVRLGLASDGFQPFRNSKISHSIWPVVLIPYNLPPWLCMKQENFILSMLIPGPNGPGDAIDTYLQPLIEELKELWEVGIETFDASTKQNFKLHASLLWTINDFPAYGNLSGWSTKGKLACPSCNKDTSSIRLANCRKQCFMGHRRYLPKDHRWRNDKKSFDNTIEKRLPPKTCSGIEILNQVQDLEGQPLTKDPKKKRKISHEKRNDNWNKKSIFFELPYWKSLLLRHNLDVMHIEKNICDNIMGTIMNVKGKTKDTINTRLDLKEMNIRPELHPIQRGEKVEVPTACYTLSPEDKHKLCLFLKNLKVPDGFSSNISQSVNLKDHKISGLKSHDCHVLLQHILPLALRGMLSKEVCEPLIELSIFFCVLGSKELMIDDLTHIEAQIPIILCKLEKVFPPSFFDVMVHLPVHLAGEAQIGGPIHYRWMYPIERWLYFLKSLIGNRACPEGCIAEGYIANECMTLCSRYLHRIDTKFNQPERNDDGCFKKVNGGLSIFCQSGKILGAKNPFELEAKELEQAHIYILKNCDEVIPYLEYGEEFAQNHIDTAQHLSDAEWDREFIEWFKDRVAQLHKADNSQLMEDLLSLSRGPTKYSTHSNGYIVNGYRFHVEDHDQMLRTQNCGVVVVGESDKDSENIKE; the protein is encoded by the exons ATGGCACCTAGTAAGCAATGGATGCAACTTTCTCTTGATAAACGGGTTGACCAAGCCTATTTAGACGGGGTGCAAAAGTTTTTGGATTATGCTTTTCGGGGATCaggagaagaagatgaaatacGATGTCCATGTTACAAATGTTGTAATACAACATTAGGAACTCGTGAGATGATTGATACACATTTGAAAGTATATggaataattcaaaattatactttttggtATCACCACGGAGAACATTTAGGTGAGCCAGTGTCAAACTCTGAAgatgaaaatgatgatgaaGTAGAAGATTATGAAAGTGAAGATGAAGTACAAGAGTTGTTGAAGGATTTATATCCTAATGTTGATAGAGGAGATACCCACACTAGTTATGATGATGTAGTTGAGGAGGAACCAAATGTTGAAGCTAAAAAATTTTACAGCCTATTGAAGGATTTGGAGCAGCCACTATACCAAAACTCAAAGGCTTCAAAGCTTTCATCTTTGATTAAATTGCTTCACATCAAAAGTATGGGTCGTTGGAGTAATGCGTCATTTAGCATGCtattaaaaatgttaaaagagGAGTTATTTCCTAATGGGGCTGATTTGCCAAATTCATATTATGAGGCAAAGAAGATTATTCGAGATCTTGGGCTTTCTTACGATAAGATTGATGCTTGTAGTAATGATTGTATGTTATATTGGAAGGAGGATAGCTTACTCGATTCTTGCAAAATTTGTGGTGCGTCCAGATGGAAAATAAATACACATACTGGGGAAACAAAGAataaaaagggtaaaaagaTAGCCTCAAAGACTTTACGCTATTTTCCCTTAAAGTCTAGGCTTCAAAGGTTGTTTATGTCTACAAAGACATCTTCTCTAATGACATGGCATAAGGATGAAAGAACTAATGATGGAATAATGAGGCACCCAGCTGATTCAATGGCATGGAAGTCATTCGATGACCTTCATCCTTCATTTGCAATCGAGCCTCGCAATGTTCGACTTGGACTTGCTAGTGATGGATTTCAGCCATTTCGCAATTCAAAAATCTCACATAGCATTTGGCCTGTGGTTCTTATTCCTTATAATCTACCACCTTGGTTGTGTATGAAacaagaaaattttatattgtcaatgCTTATTCCTGGTCCAAATGGTCCTGGAGATGCAATTGATACATATCTTCAGCCTCTAATTGAGGAATTGAAGGAGTTGTGGGAAGTTGGTATTGAGACCTTTGATGCATCaactaaacaaaattttaagttgcatGCTTCTTTGTTATGGACTATCAATGACTTTCCAGCTTATGGAAATTTATCTGGATGGAGTACAAAAGGAAAATTGGCATGTCCATCTTGTAATAAAGACACCTCCTCAATTCGATTGGCTAATTGTAGGAAACAATGCTTTATGGGTCATCGACGTTACCTTCCCAAGGATCACAGGTGGAGGAATGACAAGAAGTCATTTGATAATACAATAGAGAAGAGGCTCCCACCAAAAACATGTTCTGGAATTGAGATACTTAATCAAGTGCAAGATCTTGAAGGACAACCATTAACAAAGGATCCcaagaaaaagaggaagatatcacatgaaaaaagaaatgataattGGAACAAGAAAAGTATCTTTTTTGAACTTCCATATTGGAAATCTCTCTTGTTGCGACATAATTTGGATGTCATgcatattgagaaaaatatatgtgataatATCATGGGGACAATCATGAATGTCAAAGGAAAGACAAAAGACACAATTAACACTCGGTTAGACTTGAAGGAAATGAACATTCGGCCAGAATTGCACCCTATCCAAAGAGGGGAGAAAGTTGAAGTTCCAACTGCATGCTACACATTGTCGCCTGAAGATAAGCACAAGTTATGtcttttcttgaagaatttaaaGGTCCCTGATGGATTTTCGTCTAATATTTCTCAATCTGTAAACTTGAAAGATCACAAGATATCTGGATtaaaaagtcatgattgtcatgttcTTTTGCAACATATTCTCCCTCTTGCTCTTCGTGGTATGTTGTCCAAAgaagtgtgtgaacctcttattgagttatcaatttttttttgtgtgcttGGATCAAAGGAGTTGATGATTGATGACTTGACACATATTGAAGCACAAATTCCCATAATACTTTGCAAGTTAGAAAAGGTCTTCCCTCCTTCTTTTTTTGATGTCATGGTGCACTTGCCTGTTCATTTAGCTGGTGAAGCACAGATTGGTGGACCTATTCATTATCGGTGGATGTACCCTATTGAGCGAtggttatattttttgaaatctctCATTGGTAATAGGGCATGTCCAGAAGGTTGTATTGCAGAGGGCTACATTGCAAATGAATGTATGACCTTATGTTCAAGGTATCTGCATAGAATTGACACAAAATTCAATCAGCCAGAAAGAAATGATGATGGGtgttttaaaaaagtaaatggGGGTTTATCCATATTTTGTCAATCTGGAAAAATTTTGGGAGCTAAAAATCCTTTTGAGCTTGAAGCTAAAGAATTGGAACAAGCACATATATACATTCTGAAGAATTGTGATGAAGTCATACCATATCTTGAGTATGGAGA AGAGTTTGCACAAAATCATATAGATACTGCTCAACACTTGTCAGATGCAGAATGGGATCGAGAATTTATTGAATGGTTTAAAGATAGG GTTGCACAATTGCATAAAGCAGATAATAGTCAACTCATGGAAGATCTTCTCTCACTTTCACGTGGTCCTACCAAATATTCAACACATTCTAATGGCTACATTGTTAATGGATATAGATTTCATGTAGAAGATCATGATCAAATGTTAAGGACTCAAAATTGTGGTGTTGTTGTAGTTGGTGAGAGTGATAAAGATAGTGAGAAT ATAAAAGAGTGA